The following are from one region of the Acidimicrobiales bacterium genome:
- a CDS encoding PPOX class F420-dependent oxidoreductase, with product MDAEDARSFIRSNHQAVLATTRGDGRPQLSPVTAAIDGGGRAVVSTRAGAMKTANVRRRPWAALCVLGDRFFGPWVQVEGPVDLLELPEAMEELVAYYRSISGEHPDWDDYRRAMERDGRLMLRITIERAGPNRAG from the coding sequence ATGGACGCCGAGGACGCTCGCAGCTTCATCCGCTCGAATCACCAGGCCGTGCTGGCCACCACGCGGGGTGATGGTCGTCCGCAGCTGTCTCCGGTGACGGCGGCGATCGATGGCGGGGGGCGGGCGGTCGTCAGCACCCGTGCGGGCGCCATGAAGACGGCCAACGTGCGACGTCGCCCGTGGGCCGCCCTGTGCGTCCTTGGCGATCGCTTCTTCGGTCCGTGGGTCCAGGTCGAGGGGCCGGTGGATCTGCTCGAGCTCCCCGAGGCCATGGAGGAGCTGGTCGCCTACTACCGCTCCATCAGCGGGGAGCACCCCGACTGGGACGACTACCGCCGGGCCATGGAGCGGGACGGCCGGCTCATGTTGCGGATCACCATCGAGCGAGCCGGTCCCAACCGGGCCGGGTAG
- a CDS encoding SigB/SigF/SigG family RNA polymerase sigma factor, translating into MAIRQEWQIAGHGALVDGSTSARPADRANGRLIEDHLGLARYLARRFSHRGESLEDLVQVASMGLVEAARRYDPDHGTSFPAFATATIVGTLKKHFRDRGWAVRVSRRVQELYLETRDAVDQLSQSLGRSPTIDELAAHLEVSASDVIEAMEAGRLYRTASLSQTLDDDTTRALETRVGAVDPGVGVVDRRDLVRDLMSRLPMSERRVVLLRFHEGLSQAEIGSRVGVSQMQVSRLLARGLERMRAWEACA; encoded by the coding sequence ATGGCAATCAGGCAGGAGTGGCAGATAGCCGGCCACGGCGCGTTGGTGGACGGGTCCACTTCGGCGCGGCCTGCGGACAGGGCGAACGGCCGGCTCATCGAGGATCACCTCGGCCTGGCCCGCTACCTGGCTCGACGCTTCTCCCACCGAGGTGAGTCCCTCGAAGATCTGGTGCAGGTGGCCTCGATGGGCCTCGTCGAGGCGGCCAGGCGCTACGACCCCGACCACGGCACGAGCTTTCCCGCCTTCGCCACGGCCACGATCGTCGGGACACTCAAGAAGCATTTCCGTGACCGCGGTTGGGCGGTGCGGGTCTCCCGTCGGGTCCAGGAGCTGTATCTGGAGACCCGTGACGCCGTCGATCAGCTCAGCCAGTCGCTGGGTCGGTCCCCGACCATCGACGAGCTGGCGGCCCATCTGGAGGTGTCCGCGAGCGACGTCATCGAGGCCATGGAAGCGGGACGCCTGTATCGGACAGCCTCACTGAGCCAGACGCTGGACGACGACACCACCCGCGCCCTCGAGACTCGGGTCGGGGCGGTCGACCCCGGTGTCGGCGTCGTCGATCGTCGGGATCTGGTTCGCGACCTGATGAGCCGCCTACCGATGTCGGAACGGCGCGTGGTCCTGCTGCGATTCCACGAGGGCCTGAGCCAGGCCGAGATCGGCTCTCGGGTGGGTGTGAGCCAGATGCAGGTATCTCGCCTGCTGGCCCGTGGACTCGAGCGAATGCGGGCTTGGGAGGCTTGCGCCTGA
- a CDS encoding lytic transglycosylase domain-containing protein → MRRASLLLAGLLVTAVFGAAILAGAVAGTAIPGGEPSAGQLAGGPASGGPPSGRAVGSIPPTYLQLYQQAAGTCPGLPWTVLAGIGTVESGNGQSASAGVRSGANFAGAEGPMQFEPTTFSSVAVVGPGGADPPSPYDPVDAVYSAAHLLCTDGGDDPATVGRAIYAYNHSSDYVAQVLSLASAYGASGGVGSG, encoded by the coding sequence ATGAGACGGGCTTCACTGCTCCTCGCCGGCCTGCTGGTGACGGCTGTCTTCGGCGCGGCGATCCTCGCTGGGGCGGTGGCGGGCACGGCGATCCCGGGAGGCGAGCCGTCGGCTGGCCAGCTGGCGGGAGGGCCGGCGTCCGGGGGTCCGCCGTCGGGCCGGGCGGTGGGGTCGATCCCGCCCACGTACCTCCAGCTCTACCAGCAGGCTGCGGGGACCTGTCCCGGGCTGCCGTGGACGGTTCTCGCCGGCATCGGGACGGTGGAGAGCGGTAACGGCCAGTCGGCTTCCGCCGGGGTGAGGAGCGGTGCGAACTTCGCCGGCGCCGAGGGACCGATGCAGTTCGAGCCGACCACCTTCTCCTCTGTTGCCGTGGTCGGACCGGGGGGCGCCGATCCACCGAGCCCCTACGATCCCGTGGACGCCGTGTACTCCGCCGCCCATCTGCTCTGCACCGACGGCGGGGATGATCCGGCGACCGTCGGCCGGGCCATCTACGCCTACAACCACTCATCCGACTACGTCGCCCAGGTGCTGTCGCTGGCGTCTGCGTACGGCGCGTCCGGAGGGGTGGGATCCGGGTGA
- a CDS encoding WhiB family transcriptional regulator, producing MIDDVLTAPADLQADTSWRARAACRLCPPELFFPSGTTGIALERMERAKQVCEACDVRADCLRFALETRQEFGIWGGTDEKERARLRRRGRMTALVSSMPTRR from the coding sequence GTGATCGACGATGTGCTGACCGCCCCCGCAGATCTCCAAGCCGACACGAGCTGGCGAGCACGAGCCGCCTGCCGGCTCTGTCCTCCCGAGCTCTTCTTCCCCAGCGGCACGACCGGGATCGCCCTCGAGCGGATGGAGCGGGCCAAGCAGGTCTGCGAGGCCTGCGATGTGCGAGCCGACTGCCTGCGATTCGCCCTCGAGACCAGGCAGGAGTTCGGCATTTGGGGAGGCACCGACGAGAAGGAGCGGGCCCGCCTGCGCCGCAGGGGCCGGATGACCGCCCTCGTCAGCTCGATGCCGACCCGCCGCTGA
- a CDS encoding YihY/virulence factor BrkB family protein, translating to MNPVERGIRKVDDFQQRRPPLAFLFAVVKKFGDDSAGSLAALIAYYGFLALFPMLLVLITVLGLVFANDPGFQHRVVSSTLSQFPIVGPQLAGPHGVHSLRAGSVVGLIIGLIVLVWGSLGVTRAAQTAMAEVWNVPAVDRPGFAARLVRSLGFVGVLGLDAVVITVVAGFASFGGHSVGLRVAAAVVAVTADVGLYIVAFRILTPPAVLRRFLVPGAVIAGVAWAVLQYVGAYLVGHQLRHSGQVYGYFASILGLIGFLYLACQITLYAAELNVVRAQRLYPRSIVPPPLTPADERVLGDIARAAERRPEQRVAVEFDRGPDYRSDASRGPGASSRSSTPVRPSGDGQ from the coding sequence ATGAATCCCGTCGAACGGGGGATCCGCAAGGTCGACGACTTCCAGCAGCGGCGGCCACCACTGGCCTTCCTCTTCGCCGTGGTCAAGAAGTTCGGCGACGACTCCGCTGGGTCGCTGGCCGCCCTGATCGCCTACTACGGCTTCCTGGCCCTGTTTCCCATGTTGTTGGTCCTGATCACGGTGCTGGGGCTGGTGTTCGCCAATGATCCCGGCTTCCAGCACCGAGTGGTGAGCTCGACGCTGTCGCAGTTCCCGATCGTGGGGCCCCAGTTGGCCGGTCCCCACGGTGTCCATTCGCTCCGGGCGGGCAGCGTGGTCGGATTGATCATCGGCCTGATCGTGCTGGTGTGGGGGTCCCTGGGCGTGACCAGGGCCGCGCAGACCGCCATGGCGGAAGTGTGGAACGTCCCCGCCGTCGATCGTCCCGGGTTCGCCGCCCGGCTCGTCCGCAGCCTCGGGTTCGTCGGCGTCCTCGGCCTCGACGCCGTCGTGATCACCGTGGTGGCCGGGTTCGCCTCGTTCGGGGGCCACTCCGTGGGGCTTCGGGTGGCCGCGGCCGTCGTCGCCGTGACCGCCGACGTCGGGCTCTACATCGTGGCCTTTCGCATCCTCACCCCGCCGGCAGTCCTTCGCCGGTTCCTGGTCCCTGGGGCGGTGATCGCCGGTGTGGCCTGGGCCGTCCTCCAGTACGTGGGCGCCTATCTGGTCGGTCACCAGCTCCGGCACAGTGGTCAGGTCTACGGCTACTTCGCGAGCATCCTCGGGCTCATCGGCTTCCTCTACCTCGCGTGCCAGATCACCCTGTACGCCGCCGAGCTCAATGTCGTACGCGCTCAGCGGCTGTACCCGAGGAGCATCGTGCCGCCACCGCTGACCCCCGCCGACGAGCGGGTGCTCGGCGACATCGCCCGAGCTGCCGAACGCCGGCCGGAGCAGCGGGTGGCGGTCGAGTTCGATCGCGGGCCGGACTACCGGTCGGATGCGTCGCGCGGTCCCGGTGCGTCATCGAGGTCCTCCACCCCGGTCCGTCCGAGCGGAGATGGTCAGTGA
- the thiO gene encoding glycine oxidase ThiO, whose product MNGSHPDGPGADRPDVVVVGGGCIGLATAWRAAGAGLRVTVVDPHPGAGASWAAAGMLAPVTEVHYGEEALLQLNLASAERYPAFVEELEQEAETAVGYRRCGTLFAAVDGSDRAVLEELHQFQQGLGLEAQLLSGRQCRALEPMLAPGIRGGILAPEDHQVDSRRLTPALRTAAVRRGVAIHQCAVAEVVVADGRAAGVRLEGGELLLADAIVLAAGCWSSSIPGLPPDAVPSVRPVKGQILHLRGPADPPFLSRNLRGVAEGSHVYLVPRDDGRVVVGATVEERGFDTTVTAEAAYTLLRDAHELVPGVLELELAETHVGLRPGSPDNAPLLGPSALPGLIMATGHHRNGVLLTPVTADAVATYLSTGRLEDHVLPFSPSRFVGVGQRGRISDTETVR is encoded by the coding sequence GTGAACGGCTCGCACCCGGACGGCCCCGGAGCAGACCGTCCCGACGTCGTCGTCGTCGGCGGTGGGTGCATCGGCCTGGCCACGGCCTGGCGGGCAGCAGGCGCCGGCCTCCGGGTCACGGTCGTCGACCCGCATCCGGGCGCCGGCGCATCGTGGGCGGCGGCGGGCATGCTGGCTCCGGTGACCGAGGTGCACTACGGCGAGGAAGCCCTCCTGCAGCTCAATCTGGCCTCGGCCGAGCGCTATCCGGCGTTCGTCGAGGAGCTCGAGCAGGAGGCCGAGACGGCCGTCGGGTACCGCCGCTGCGGCACGCTCTTCGCCGCCGTCGACGGTAGCGATCGGGCCGTTCTCGAGGAGCTCCACCAGTTTCAGCAGGGGCTCGGTCTCGAGGCGCAGCTCCTGTCCGGCCGCCAGTGCCGCGCCCTCGAGCCCATGCTCGCCCCCGGGATCAGGGGCGGCATCCTCGCCCCCGAGGACCACCAGGTCGACAGCAGGCGGCTCACTCCCGCGCTGCGCACTGCGGCGGTGCGTCGGGGTGTCGCGATCCATCAGTGCGCGGTGGCCGAGGTGGTCGTGGCCGACGGCCGGGCGGCCGGCGTTCGGCTCGAGGGCGGCGAGCTCCTCCTCGCCGACGCGATCGTGCTGGCGGCGGGCTGCTGGTCGAGCTCGATACCCGGCCTGCCGCCGGACGCCGTACCCTCGGTGCGCCCCGTCAAGGGCCAGATCCTCCATCTCCGTGGACCCGCCGATCCGCCGTTCCTCTCCCGCAACCTCCGCGGCGTCGCCGAGGGGTCGCATGTCTATCTGGTTCCCCGCGACGACGGGCGCGTCGTCGTGGGCGCCACCGTCGAGGAGAGAGGGTTCGACACGACCGTCACCGCCGAGGCGGCGTACACCCTCCTGCGCGACGCCCACGAGCTGGTGCCGGGCGTGCTCGAGCTCGAGCTGGCCGAGACCCACGTCGGCCTCCGACCGGGATCGCCCGACAACGCTCCCCTGCTCGGCCCGTCCGCGCTGCCGGGTCTGATCATGGCCACCGGCCATCACCGCAACGGTGTGCTGCTCACGCCGGTGACCGCCGACGCCGTGGCGACCTATCTGTCGACGGGCCGGCTCGAGGACCATGTCCTCCCCTTCTCGCCATCACGCTTTGTCGGCGTTGGTCAGCGAGGCCGGATCAGCGATACGGAGACGGTCCGGTGA
- a CDS encoding thiazole synthase has product MAADLTETRDGDASVAEDPLTIAGEVFRSRMILGTGGLPSLEALELAVAASGVEVATVAMRRVDPTTKGSVLDVLGRLEVRVLPNTAGCYTAGEAVRTARLGREALETSWVKLEVIGDERTLLPDAVELLDAAERLVDDGFVVLPYTNDDPVLARRLEQVGCAAVMPLGSPIGSGLGIRNRHNIALIVEAASVPVVLDAGLGTASDAAVAMELGCDAVLLASAVTRAQAPAGMAAAMAKGVEAGRLAWRSGRIPPRFHAEPSTSFEGMADLDQRW; this is encoded by the coding sequence GTGGCAGCCGATCTGACCGAGACCCGCGATGGGGACGCGTCCGTGGCCGAGGATCCGCTGACGATCGCCGGAGAGGTCTTCCGGTCCCGCATGATCCTGGGGACGGGCGGACTTCCCAGCCTCGAGGCCCTCGAGCTGGCCGTTGCCGCGTCGGGTGTCGAGGTGGCCACGGTCGCCATGCGGCGCGTCGACCCTACGACGAAGGGCTCGGTGCTCGACGTGCTGGGACGGCTGGAGGTCCGGGTCCTGCCCAACACTGCCGGGTGCTACACGGCGGGCGAGGCCGTGCGCACGGCCAGGCTGGGGCGCGAGGCCCTCGAGACCAGCTGGGTGAAGCTGGAGGTGATCGGCGACGAGCGGACGCTGCTGCCGGACGCCGTCGAGCTCCTCGACGCGGCCGAGCGGCTGGTGGACGACGGGTTCGTGGTCCTGCCGTACACGAACGACGATCCCGTGCTCGCCCGCCGCCTCGAGCAGGTCGGCTGTGCGGCGGTGATGCCGTTGGGCTCACCGATCGGCAGCGGCCTGGGCATCCGGAACCGACACAACATCGCCCTCATCGTCGAGGCCGCGTCGGTGCCCGTGGTCCTCGACGCCGGGTTGGGTACCGCATCGGACGCCGCCGTCGCCATGGAGCTCGGCTGTGATGCCGTGTTGCTGGCGTCGGCGGTCACCAGAGCGCAGGCGCCGGCGGGCATGGCCGCGGCCATGGCGAAGGGGGTCGAGGCCGGACGGCTGGCGTGGCGCTCGGGACGCATCCCCCCGCGGTTCCACGCCGAGCCGTCGACGTCGTTCGAGGGGATGGCCGACCTCGACCAGCGCTGGTGA
- the thiS gene encoding sulfur carrier protein ThiS — MIDVTLNGEHRRLDDGTTVDTVVAWSDRGPAGVAVAINGDVVPRSRWAITTLCSDDRVEVLAAAQGG, encoded by the coding sequence GTGATCGACGTGACGCTCAATGGAGAGCATCGGCGGCTCGACGACGGCACCACCGTCGACACGGTGGTGGCCTGGTCGGATCGCGGCCCGGCCGGCGTGGCCGTGGCGATCAACGGGGACGTCGTGCCCCGCAGCCGATGGGCGATCACGACGCTGTGCAGCGACGACCGCGTCGAGGTGCTCGCCGCGGCCCAGGGAGGGTGA
- a CDS encoding acyl-CoA synthetase, with the protein MDVTDWNFADVYETVATKLPEAPSQIQGGRTLSWADVDRRANGLARDLLDAGLGHQAKVAAYLYNAPEYLESYLAAFKAGLVPVNTNYRYGPEEIAYLFDNSDTEAVVFHTSFTELLDKVRSRLPGVRRWYAVDDGGTVPEWSTPYEEVVRAGRSDPVRGPWGRSGDDLLLLYTGGTTGMPKGVMWRQDDLFNVLGGGGNPVLGQPPAADLDDFASRITGPGFVTLPACPLMHGTGQFIAFITLNGAGCVVTLEGRSFDAAELWRSVERYRVNGIAIVGDAFARPMLAELEAQPGRYDTSSVMLMSSSGVMWSQETKTALLEVMPQVILYDSLGSSEAVGLAASISAGGSATDTAQFQLGERVRVFTDDGREVAPGSDDIGMVAISGFIPLGYYKDEAKTARTFRTFDGVRYSIPGDYAQVNPDRSLHLLGRGSVCINTGGEKVYPEEVEEVLKEDPAVADAACVGVPDERFGESICALIQPVVGTTVDEERLTQRVRARLAGFKVPRSYITVQSLGRSPAGKLDYPGLSELARASAPSSGESAG; encoded by the coding sequence GTGGACGTGACCGACTGGAACTTCGCCGACGTCTACGAGACCGTGGCGACGAAGCTGCCCGAGGCTCCGTCACAGATCCAGGGGGGGCGAACCCTGAGCTGGGCCGACGTGGACCGCCGGGCGAACGGTCTGGCCCGCGACCTGCTCGACGCCGGTCTCGGGCACCAGGCCAAGGTGGCGGCCTACCTCTACAACGCCCCGGAGTACCTGGAGAGCTATCTGGCCGCCTTCAAGGCGGGCCTGGTCCCGGTCAACACCAACTACCGCTACGGGCCCGAGGAGATCGCCTACCTCTTCGACAACTCGGACACCGAGGCAGTGGTGTTCCACACGTCGTTCACCGAGCTGCTCGACAAGGTGCGGAGCCGCCTGCCCGGGGTGCGCCGGTGGTACGCGGTGGACGACGGCGGCACCGTCCCCGAATGGTCGACGCCGTACGAGGAGGTGGTCCGTGCCGGTCGATCCGACCCGGTGCGCGGCCCCTGGGGTCGCTCGGGCGATGACCTCCTCCTGCTCTACACCGGGGGTACGACGGGCATGCCCAAGGGCGTCATGTGGCGCCAGGACGATCTCTTCAACGTGCTCGGCGGCGGGGGAAACCCGGTGCTGGGTCAGCCACCGGCGGCCGACCTCGACGACTTCGCCTCCCGCATCACCGGACCGGGCTTCGTCACGTTGCCCGCCTGCCCCCTGATGCACGGCACCGGTCAGTTCATCGCCTTCATCACGCTCAACGGGGCAGGATGCGTCGTGACGCTCGAGGGCCGCAGCTTCGACGCGGCCGAGCTGTGGCGATCGGTGGAGCGCTACCGGGTCAACGGCATCGCCATCGTCGGTGACGCCTTCGCCCGGCCCATGCTGGCCGAGCTCGAGGCCCAACCCGGTCGCTATGACACCTCGAGCGTCATGCTGATGAGCTCTTCCGGCGTCATGTGGAGCCAGGAGACCAAGACGGCGCTGCTCGAGGTCATGCCCCAGGTGATCCTGTACGACTCACTCGGCTCGTCCGAGGCAGTGGGCCTGGCCGCCAGCATCTCGGCCGGCGGCAGCGCCACCGACACCGCCCAGTTCCAGCTCGGAGAGCGGGTGCGCGTCTTCACCGACGACGGTCGCGAGGTTGCCCCCGGCTCGGACGACATCGGCATGGTGGCGATCAGCGGCTTCATCCCGCTCGGCTACTACAAGGACGAGGCCAAGACGGCTCGCACCTTCCGAACCTTCGACGGCGTCCGTTACTCGATCCCGGGCGACTACGCCCAGGTCAACCCGGACAGAAGCCTGCACCTTCTGGGTCGTGGTTCGGTGTGCATCAACACTGGCGGCGAGAAGGTCTATCCGGAGGAGGTCGAAGAGGTCCTCAAGGAAGACCCCGCCGTGGCCGACGCGGCCTGTGTGGGCGTGCCCGACGAGCGCTTCGGCGAGTCGATCTGTGCCCTGATCCAACCCGTGGTCGGGACCACGGTCGACGAGGAGCGGCTCACGCAGCGCGTGCGCGCCCGACTCGCGGGCTTCAAGGTCCCCAGGTCATACATCACGGTCCAGAGCCTCGGCCGGAGCCCGGCGGGCAAGCTCGACTACCCGGGCCTGTCGGAGCTGGCGCGGGCGTCGGCTCCGTCGTCGGGAGAGTCAGCCGGCTGA
- the thiD gene encoding bifunctional hydroxymethylpyrimidine kinase/phosphomethylpyrimidine kinase gives MSSVTPPVALTIAGSDSGGAAGVQADLKTFAARGVFGTSAITAVTAQNTLGVQGVHIVPAEHVDAQITSVVSDLRPAAVKTGMLATAATVAVVADQAARGELRNLVVDPVMVATSGQRLLEPDAERAYLELLLPHALVVTPNLREASVLVRRDLVSVDDMTAAACQLAETGARYVVIKGGHLPGPAAVDVIWDGTDARILSVPRIATANVHGTGCTLSAAVTANLALGATPGDAIEGAKTFLTRALRGAAGWALGSGQGPVDQLGWGSDARIAETEDAQPADSPDDGADARASSDRPG, from the coding sequence GTGAGCAGCGTCACCCCGCCGGTCGCGCTCACCATCGCCGGCTCTGACTCGGGTGGAGCGGCGGGTGTGCAAGCCGATCTCAAGACCTTCGCCGCCCGCGGCGTGTTCGGCACCAGCGCCATCACGGCCGTCACCGCCCAGAACACCCTCGGGGTGCAGGGCGTCCACATCGTGCCGGCGGAGCACGTCGATGCCCAGATCACGTCGGTCGTGAGCGACCTCCGCCCGGCTGCGGTCAAGACGGGCATGCTGGCGACGGCAGCCACGGTTGCGGTAGTCGCCGACCAGGCCGCCAGGGGCGAGCTCCGGAACCTGGTGGTGGACCCCGTCATGGTCGCCACGTCCGGTCAACGCCTGCTCGAGCCGGACGCCGAGCGGGCCTACCTCGAGCTGCTCCTACCGCATGCCCTCGTCGTCACGCCCAACCTGCGTGAGGCGTCGGTGCTCGTCCGGCGAGACCTGGTCTCGGTCGACGACATGACGGCAGCTGCCTGCCAGCTGGCGGAGACCGGCGCCCGCTACGTCGTGATCAAGGGCGGTCACCTTCCCGGCCCGGCGGCCGTCGACGTGATCTGGGACGGGACGGACGCGAGGATCCTGTCGGTGCCCCGGATCGCCACCGCCAACGTCCACGGTACGGGGTGCACCCTGTCGGCGGCGGTGACCGCCAACCTGGCGCTGGGAGCAACTCCAGGAGATGCCATCGAAGGGGCCAAGACCTTCCTCACCCGCGCCCTCCGGGGAGCAGCCGGGTGGGCGCTCGGATCAGGCCAGGGACCGGTGGACCAGCTCGGATGGGGCAGCGATGCCCGGATCGCCGAGACCGAAGACGCTCAGCCGGCTGACTCTCCCGACGACGGAGCCGACGCCCGCGCCAGCTCCGACAGGCCCGGGTAG
- a CDS encoding DUF4190 domain-containing protein, whose protein sequence is MSDSAQGSGWWQASDGRWYPPDASPGVPPPPEAASAGWSSPPGGSNQGWASPQGTGSHNPGGWAQPPGTAPYRASTNGLAVAALVLGIIGIPGVLALFNIFSILALIFGLVSRSQIQRSGGTQGGSGMAMAGIVLGTIGIALDVIWIIVAVTSSVYSG, encoded by the coding sequence GTGAGCGACTCGGCGCAGGGATCCGGTTGGTGGCAGGCGTCCGACGGTCGGTGGTACCCGCCTGACGCCAGTCCGGGGGTCCCGCCCCCGCCCGAGGCGGCCAGCGCGGGATGGTCCAGCCCGCCGGGTGGATCCAACCAGGGATGGGCGAGCCCCCAGGGCACCGGCTCGCACAACCCGGGAGGATGGGCGCAGCCACCGGGGACCGCCCCCTATCGGGCGTCGACCAACGGGCTCGCTGTCGCCGCCCTCGTCCTGGGCATCATCGGGATACCGGGGGTGCTCGCGCTCTTCAACATCTTCTCCATCCTGGCCTTGATCTTCGGCCTCGTGTCCCGCTCGCAGATCCAGAGGTCGGGCGGTACCCAAGGTGGCTCCGGGATGGCGATGGCCGGCATCGTGCTCGGGACCATCGGGATCGCCCTGGACGTGATCTGGATCATCGTGGCCGTCACGAGCAGCGTCTACAGCGGCTGA
- a CDS encoding long-chain fatty acid--CoA ligase yields MLSTMQDRPLLVSAIVRHGQDTYGDSEVVTFEDGGARRSTFATVAERAERLATALRDLGVERGDRVGTFCWNHQEHLEAYLAVPSMGAVLHTINIRLFPEQLSYVVNHAEDRVLLVDASLVPLLARVIGELKSVQHIVVIGEGDASPLGDCLRHEELIGGSRPGFDWPELDERDAAVMCYTSGTTGNPKGVAYSHRSTFLHSLAVTSAVSLAIHEQDRVLVIVPMFHANAWGMPYAAWLVGADFVLPQRFLQAEPLARIIAEERPTTSEAVPTVLNDLLHYGEGHHLDLSSLRLIVAGGSAVPRALIERYRERHGVRVVQGWGMTETSPLCALSFPPKGAAEGEEVDYLARTGRVVPGVELRVVAPDDTVLPRDGKSVGEFEVRGPWVTASYYGDPSPERFHDGWLRTGDVGTLDGRGFMQITDRTKDVVKSGGEWISSVELETMLMSHPAVYEAAVVGVPDSRWEERPLACVVPNEGAHLDPVELRRFLAGRVARFWLPERWAIVEEVPKTSVGKFDKKVLRARFADGALDVVTAGDTARSAAD; encoded by the coding sequence ATGTTGAGCACGATGCAGGACAGGCCGCTGCTGGTCAGCGCCATCGTTCGCCACGGTCAGGACACCTACGGCGACAGCGAGGTGGTCACCTTCGAGGACGGCGGCGCCCGTCGATCCACCTTTGCCACCGTGGCCGAGCGGGCCGAGCGGCTGGCCACCGCCCTGCGTGACCTGGGGGTGGAGCGGGGCGACCGCGTGGGCACCTTTTGCTGGAACCATCAGGAGCACCTCGAGGCCTATCTCGCGGTGCCCAGCATGGGAGCGGTCCTTCACACCATCAACATCCGGCTGTTCCCTGAGCAGCTGAGCTATGTCGTCAACCACGCCGAAGACCGCGTCCTGCTGGTCGACGCGTCGCTCGTCCCGCTCCTCGCCAGGGTGATCGGCGAGCTCAAGTCGGTCCAGCACATCGTGGTGATCGGCGAGGGCGATGCCAGCCCGCTGGGAGACTGCCTTCGTCACGAGGAGCTGATCGGCGGCTCGAGGCCTGGATTCGACTGGCCTGAGCTCGACGAACGCGACGCCGCGGTCATGTGCTACACGAGCGGCACGACGGGCAACCCCAAGGGCGTCGCGTACAGCCACCGATCGACGTTCCTGCACAGCCTCGCGGTCACGTCCGCCGTCAGTCTTGCCATTCACGAGCAGGATCGGGTGCTTGTCATCGTGCCCATGTTCCACGCCAATGCCTGGGGGATGCCTTACGCGGCGTGGCTGGTGGGGGCGGACTTCGTCCTTCCCCAACGATTTCTGCAGGCCGAGCCGCTGGCGAGGATCATCGCCGAGGAGAGGCCCACCACCTCGGAGGCGGTTCCGACCGTCCTGAACGACCTCCTCCACTACGGAGAAGGCCACCACCTCGACCTGTCGTCGCTCCGTCTCATCGTGGCGGGCGGGTCGGCCGTGCCGCGGGCGCTGATCGAGCGGTATCGGGAGCGCCACGGGGTTCGCGTCGTCCAGGGCTGGGGGATGACCGAGACGAGCCCGCTGTGCGCGCTGTCCTTCCCGCCCAAGGGTGCGGCGGAGGGCGAGGAGGTGGACTACCTGGCCCGCACGGGCCGGGTGGTTCCCGGAGTGGAGCTGCGTGTCGTGGCACCGGACGACACTGTGTTGCCACGCGACGGGAAGTCCGTGGGAGAGTTCGAGGTCCGCGGCCCCTGGGTCACGGCGTCGTATTACGGCGACCCCTCGCCTGAGCGCTTTCATGACGGCTGGCTGCGAACGGGTGACGTCGGCACCCTCGACGGCCGCGGCTTCATGCAGATCACCGACCGCACCAAGGACGTCGTCAAGTCGGGCGGGGAGTGGATCTCGTCGGTCGAGCTAGAGACGATGCTCATGTCCCACCCCGCCGTCTACGAGGCGGCAGTGGTCGGGGTCCCGGACTCCCGCTGGGAGGAGCGGCCCCTGGCGTGCGTGGTCCCGAACGAGGGCGCCCACCTCGATCCCGTCGAGCTGCGACGGTTCCTCGCCGGCCGCGTGGCACGGTTCTGGCTTCCAGAGCGGTGGGCCATCGTCGAGGAAGTACCGAAGACCAGCGTCGGCAAGTTCGACAAGAAGGTGCTGCGGGCGAGGTTCGCCGACGGCGCTCTCGACGTCGTCACCGCCGGGGACACGGCGCGGTCGGCGGCCGATTGA